In one window of Zhongshania aliphaticivorans DNA:
- a CDS encoding DUF4266 domain-containing protein: MKKMILSLMACSTLAACSNMGIQPWERQTLAKPEMALDASPLRAALDDHIYFSKEASSGGRGFGGGGCGCN, from the coding sequence ATGAAAAAAATGATTTTGTCGCTTATGGCGTGTAGCACGCTTGCTGCGTGTAGCAATATGGGTATTCAACCTTGGGAGCGTCAAACGCTAGCAAAACCAGAGATGGCGCTGGATGCTTCGCCGTTGCGGGCAGCGCTCGACGATCATATTTACTTCAGCAAGGAAGCGTCTAGCGGCGGGCGTGGCTTTGGTGGTGGCGGCTGTGGTTGTAACTAA
- a CDS encoding thermostable hemolysin, which translates to MFSARNLSVSSNPALKLRRLPLPSAPKFSLTSRDDTNRPEVERYIADKFDARYGARVKQFMPELLTLQCNNDISAAVGFRSAQFESLFLERYLDTTADQQLSKILGYRLARSSITEIGNLVSTWRGSSQLLFIALTELMVQRGCQWTIFTATPEVSKLLNRLGLEQIVLCHADGHRLGHDLKNWGSYYDAKPAVTAINAPLARIMLDEHPLTSELLQLCKPLIAKALGDAL; encoded by the coding sequence ATGTTCAGCGCACGAAATTTATCAGTATCATCAAACCCAGCCCTAAAGCTACGCCGCCTGCCGTTGCCTTCAGCGCCAAAGTTCTCACTAACAAGTCGAGACGATACTAATCGTCCGGAGGTAGAGCGCTATATCGCTGACAAATTTGATGCTCGCTACGGCGCTCGCGTTAAGCAATTCATGCCAGAGTTACTAACACTGCAATGCAACAACGATATCAGTGCGGCCGTTGGTTTTCGCAGTGCGCAATTCGAAAGTCTTTTTTTGGAGCGCTATCTCGATACAACGGCTGATCAGCAGCTTTCAAAAATACTGGGGTACAGGTTGGCACGGAGCAGTATCACTGAAATTGGCAACTTGGTATCGACTTGGCGCGGTAGTAGCCAGCTACTATTTATCGCACTGACAGAATTGATGGTTCAGCGCGGTTGTCAGTGGACCATATTCACTGCCACGCCGGAGGTCAGCAAGCTCCTAAACCGATTAGGTCTAGAGCAAATAGTTCTTTGCCACGCGGATGGTCATCGCCTTGGCCATGATCTAAAAAACTGGGGAAGTTACTACGACGCTAAACCAGCGGTTACTGCAATCAACGCTCCACTGGCGCGCATAATGCTAGACGAACACCCTTTGACCAGTGAACTGCTGCAACTCTGTAAACCGCTAATAGCCAAAGCGCTTGGAGATGCATTGTGA
- a CDS encoding TlpA family protein disulfide reductase, with amino-acid sequence MTAVRSYGSILACLLMVSTLSCSVLAGGDKPSQNQAFNLKEFRGKLVYLDFWASWCGPCRASFPFMNALVSKYGDSLQVVTVNLDEDRDDANAFIAEFPPNFPVFYDPDGNLALKYRVAAMPNSFLFDRNGNLIFTHLGFTKNSPIELEVEIAKALAL; translated from the coding sequence ATGACAGCAGTGCGTAGCTATGGCAGCATTTTGGCTTGCCTTCTCATGGTTTCTACACTTTCTTGCTCCGTTTTAGCCGGCGGCGATAAACCCTCACAAAACCAAGCATTTAATCTTAAAGAATTTCGCGGGAAATTGGTTTATCTGGATTTTTGGGCGTCTTGGTGCGGTCCTTGTCGTGCCTCATTTCCGTTTATGAATGCACTAGTCTCAAAGTACGGTGATAGTTTGCAGGTCGTAACGGTTAACCTTGATGAGGATCGTGATGATGCCAATGCGTTTATCGCGGAGTTCCCTCCAAACTTTCCAGTATTTTATGACCCTGATGGAAATTTAGCTTTGAAATACAGAGTAGCCGCTATGCCGAATTCTTTTCTGTTTGATCGCAACGGCAATCTGATCTTTACGCATTTAGGGTTTACTAAAAACTCCCCCATTGAACTTGAAGTGGAGATCGCCAAGGCTCTCGCACTATAG